One Bombina bombina isolate aBomBom1 chromosome 5, aBomBom1.pri, whole genome shotgun sequence DNA segment encodes these proteins:
- the LOC128661509 gene encoding RNA helicase Mov10l1-like, producing the protein MLSLLSKVGHFLWRSADADESSGSNSGILEYQSLNGVVTRFCNEYGLINDNVYFTNDDVVGGEPLSIGQKVNVVFKEDRTSGGLRALMVNCISERWDTDSPIDTVVEDVKIKVLIGNITSCNKDGGDINQTTYFSTCNLCEGYVPYKGDWVKAEYFVNPSTWNSEACSVKPLRCKRVDKVLVSALYGRNGVLDESIFFTLDSIKLPQGYQPKRQDVVNAVVIESSQSCYVWRALCMAPVKKNGSEALNGVSSSDEYSTALIMNKGGLEVSRLTNFGVIKQGESKELTISIENKGQETHSLIACKLAGWEKGNIFKFIMRELKSDSLDSSSPASVSSLLPRLLEGVQEMNKLTLNEESLKAGTLTNGSSNQATDIMKIQPSIGISESMVITPGQKTFITITCEAKNPGRCKELLLFCFTDFVIGRYLEAKIESEEESILLPSTVYSSNRGNPMPESVLTNRKTVPAPPQKRSSRRQLPSFLPLYPIPDRLRKCVEQNMDILALEPCLAEVLSLSIFCKKMSTLIWLEDVQNEMELKAFSLSGVCLQKCGGFLLLEVPGLAEGRPSLFPGDKVLLKYQDYTTSAVQFVGIVVEIHEEELTLRVNSEFEESYSFEPMDVEFVFSRVSSRRCQFAIEQAEYLGQKVLFPEILVLQSPQVITTESCRPSCADRKEKSKEHQNIQTGNQNSQISREKNIVSVSDMVTVATQTNKPGKESPSKERGEFFNHILNEHQKLAVKRILSGECRPMPYILFGPPGTGKTITVIEAILQIYYTLPDSRVLVCAPSNSAADLVCLRLHESQQLEPGSMVRVNASSRQEETINDTIKQYCGAGEDIRKASRFRIIISTCSSAGMFYQIGLRVGHFTHVFVDESGQASEPECLIPLGLVSEVNGQIILAGDPKQLGPVIKSNIASAYGLNMSLLERLMARPLYMRDEKTYGACGNYNPLLITKLLKNYRSHAALLHLPSKLFYHKELEVCADPAVVNRLLRWDKLPQNGFPLVFHGIRGTEMREGSNPSWFNPSEAVQVMRYCCILAKHVTTSVSAKDIGVITPYRKQVEKIRTLLRTVDLPDIKVGSVEEFQGQEFLVIIISMVRSREDSLHEDSRYLLGFLSNPKRFNVATTRAKALLIVVGNPHILVKDPCVCALLEYGLVKGAYTGCNLPPGLESLQQCD; encoded by the exons ATGCTCAGCTTGCTGTCTAAAGTGGGTCACTTCTTATGGAGAAGTGCGGATGCAGATGAGAGCTCGGGAAGTAATTCAGGTATATTAGAGTATCAGAGTTTGAATGGAGTGGTTACACGGTTTTGTAATGAGTATGGACTGATAAATGACAACGTTTACTTCACAAATGATGATGTGGTTGGAGGAGAACCATTAAGCATTGGACAAAAAGTCAATGTGGTTTTTAAAGAAGATAGGACATCTGGAGGCTTGAGAGCTCTCATGGTAAATTGCATCTCTGAAAGATGGGATACAGACAGTCCAATAGATACCGTTGTTGAAGacgtaaaaataaaagttttaattggCAATATTACTTCCTGCAATAAAGATGGGGGAGATATTAACCAGACAACTTATTTTTCTACCTGCAATCTTTGTGAAGGCTATGTTCCCTATAAAGGAGACTGGGTAAAAGCAGAGTACTTTGTAAATCCCTCAACTTGGAACAGTGAAGCTTGTTCTGTAAAGCCACTAAGATGTAAAAGGGTAGACAAGGTTTTGGTTTCTGCCTTATATGGAAGAAATGGTGTTCTTGATGAGAGCATATTTTTCACACTGGACTCCATTAAACTGCCTCAAGGATACCAACCAAAGCGTCAGGACGTTGTTAACGCTGTAGTCATAGAAAGCAGCCAATCATGCTATGTTTGGCGTGCTCTGTGTATGGCACCAGTGAAGAAAAATGGTTCTGAGGCTCTGAATGGGGTGTCTTCTAGCGATGAATACTCTACTGCTTTAATAATGAATAAAGGTGGCTTGGAAGTGTCCAGACTAACTAATTTTGGAGTAATCAAACAAGGAGAGAGTAAAGAGTTAACTATAAGCATAGAGAATAAAGGACAAGAAACTCATTCTTTGATTGCATGTAAGCTGGCAGGTTGGGAAAAAGGAAATATATTCAAGTTTATAATGAGAGAATTAAAATCAGACTCTCTTGATAGTTCATCACCAGCATCTGTTTCTTCATTGTTGCCA AGGCTTTTAGAGGGAGTTCAAGAAATGAACAAACTGACTTTAAATGAAGAATCTTTAAAGGCTGGAACACTTACCAATGGAAGTAGTAACCAGGCAACCGACATTATGAAAATACAGCCCAGTATTGGCATTAGTGAGTCAATGGTGATTACTCCAGGACAGAAGACTTTCATAACAATAACTTGTGAAGCAAAAAATCCAGGGCGCTGTAAGGAGCTTCTTCTTTTCTGTTTCACGGACTTTGTGATTGGAAGGTACCTTGAAGCAAAAATTGAAAGTGAAGAAGAATCTATACTGTTACCATCTACAGTTTACTCTTCTAATAGAGGTAACCCTATGCCAGAATCAGTACTTACCAACAGAAAGACCGTGCCTGCACCACCACAGAAAAGGTCTTCCAGGAGACAACTTCCTAGTTTTCTTCCACTTTATCCCATACCAGACAGGCTCAGAAAATGTGTTGAGCAGAATATGGACATTTTGGCTTTAGAACCTTGTTTAGCAGAGGTTTTGAGTTTGTCTATTTTTTGCAAGAAAATGTCGACTTTGATTTGGCTTGAGGATGTTCAGAATGAGATGGAACTCAAGGCATTTAGTCTGAGTGGTGTTTGCCTACAGAAATGTGGAGGATTTCTTCTCTTGGAAGTGCCAGGACTTGCAGAAGGAAGACCTTCCCTGTTTCCAGGAGACAAAGTTCTGTTAAAATATCAAGACTATACTACTTCTGCGGTACAATTTGTTGGCATTGTTGTTGAGATACACGAGGAAGAACTTACCCTCCGTGTCAACTCAGAATTTGAGGAATCTTACAGCTTTGAACCCATGGATGTGGAGTTTGTATTCAGTAGGGTTTCAAGTAGAAGATGTCAGTTTGCTATCGAACAAGCAGAATATCTTGGACAAAAAGTTCTGTTTCCGGAGATCTTGGTGTTACAGTCCCCGCAAGTTATTACTACAGAGAGCTGCAGACCATCTTGTGCAGACAGAAAAGAAAAGAGTAAAGAGCATCAAAATATACAAACAGGCAATCAAAATTCACAAATATCAAGAGAGAAAAATATAGTTTCTGTGAGTGATATGGTGACTGTAGCCACACAGACAAACAAGCCAGGGAAGGAGTCGCCTTCTAAAGAGAGGGGAGAATTCTTCAATCATATACTAAATGAACACCAGAAGCTTGCTGTAAAAAGAATCCTGAGTGGAGAGTGTCGACCAATGCCATACATTCTTTTTGGgccaccaggaacaggaaaaactatCACAGTCATTGAAGCTATTTTACAGATTTATTATACTTTACCAGACAGTCGTGTATTAGTATGCGCGCCATCTAATAGTGCAGCAGACCTGGTTTGTTTACGTCTTCATGAAAGTCAGCAATTGGAACCTGGAAGTATGGTGAGAGTAAATGCTTCAAGCAGACAAGAAGAGACCATAAATGACACTATTAAACAGTACTGTGGAGCTGGTGAAGACATACGTAAGGCTTCTCGCTTTCGAATTATAATATCCACTTGCAGCAGTGCAGGCATGTTTTATCAGATAGGTCTCCGGGTTGGACACTTCACCCATGTGTTTGTGGATGAGAGTGGACAGGCAAGTGAGCCCGAGTGCCTGATACCTCTGGGCTTAGTATCAGAAGTGAATGGCCAGATTATTCTTGCAGGAGATCCAAAGCAGCTTGGGCCAGTTATAAAGTCTAATATTGCTTCGGCTTATGGATTAAATATGTCCCTTTTGGAGAGGTTGATGGCTAGACCTTTATATATGAGGGATGAAAAAACATATGGTGCTTGTGGAAATTACAATCCTTTGTTGATTACAAAGCTTTTGAAGAACTACAGGTCCCATGCTGCTTTGCTTCACCTTCCCTCCAAGTTGTTTTACCACAAAGAATTGGAAGTTTGTGCAGACCCAGCTGTTGTAAATAGATTATTAAGATGGGATAAACTGCCTCAGAATGGTTTCCCTTTAGTGTTCCATGGCATTAGGGGAACCGAAATGCGTGAGGGAAGCAATCCATCCTGGTTCAATCCTTCTGAAGCTGTTCAGGTCATGCGATACTGCTGCATTCTAGCTAAGCATGTTACCACCTCAGTTTCTGCAAAAGACATAGGGGTGATAACCCCGTACAGAAAGCAGGTCGAAAAAATTCGAACTCTATTACGAACTGTTGATCTTCCTGACATAAAAGTTGGATCTGTAGAAGAGTTCCAGGGGCAGGAGTTCCTGGTCATCATTATTTCAATGGTACGTTCTCGCGAAGATTCTCTTCATGAAGATTCAAGATATTTGTTGGGTTTCTTGTCAAATCCAAAACGATTTAATGTTGCAACGACGAGAGCAAAGGCACTGCTAATTGTGGTTGGAAATCCACACATCCTTGTTAAGGATCCGTGTGTCTGCGCTCTGCTGGAGTATGGCTTAGTGAAAGGAGCATACACTGGTTGTAATTTGCCTCCTGGCCTTGAATCTCTTCAACAGTGCGACTGA